One stretch of Prunus persica cultivar Lovell chromosome G1, Prunus_persica_NCBIv2, whole genome shotgun sequence DNA includes these proteins:
- the LOC18791345 gene encoding CBL-interacting serine/threonine-protein kinase 4 encodes MDQGVPQTPPPSTAATTTTLLGKYKLGRILGRGSFAKVYKAQSLVDNTAVAIKIIDKPQIDAVMEPRILREISAMRRLHHHPNILKIHEVLATKSKIYLVVELATGGELFAKISRHGKLPESLSRRYFQQLVSALHFCHQNGVAHRDVKPQNLLLDKNGNLKVSDFGLSALPDQLKNGLLQTACGTPAYTAPEVVYRRGYDGSKADAWSCGVILFVLLAGRLPFEDSNLAAMYKKVQRREYEIPGWISKPAGRIIYQLLDPNPNTRLGIEALMEKAWFKKSMDLGLTGAFEPEEEKSKCDAVPCGMNAFDIISMSSGLDLSGLFEVESRMERRFTAEAAAETVVEKVAEVGERLGYKVEKGKSGVNVGLGKRGKGVMTKVIMAVEVKEVALSLVLGEVKMAEGGGVELDQEARLWEELRAGLQDFVVSWHNVVV; translated from the coding sequence ATGGACCAAGGGGTCCCACAAACCCCTCCACCTTCCAccgccgccaccaccaccaccctccTCGGCAAATACAAATTGGGCCGGATATTGGGCCGGGGAAGCTTCGCCAAGGTCTACAAGGCCCAATCCCTCGTGGACAATACCGCCGTCGCCATAAAAATCATCGACAAACCCCAAATCGACGCCGTCATGGAGCCTCGGATCCTCCGAGAAATCTCCGCCATGCGCcgcctccaccaccaccccaACATCCTCAAAATCCACGAGGTCCTCGCCACCAAGTCCAAAATCTACCTCGTCGTCGAGCTTGCCACCGGCGGCGAGTTATTCGCCAAAATCTCGCGCCACGGTAAATTGCCGGAGTCCCTGTCCCGCCGGTACTTCCAGCAGCTCGTCTCGGCCCTGCACTTCTGCCACCAGAACGGCGTCGCTCACCGCGACGTGAAGCCCCAGAACCTTCTGCTCGACAAGAACGGGAACTTAAAAGTCTCGGATTTCGGGCTCTCGGCCTTGCCTGATCAGCTCAAAAACGGGCTGCTGCAGACGGCCTGCGGAACCCCCGCGTACACGGCGCCCGAGGTGGTTTACCGGCGCGGCTACGACGGCTCCAAAGCCGACGCGTGGTCCTGCGGTGTTATCCTCTTCGTCTTGCTCGCCGGGCGCCTACCGTTCGAAGACAGCAATTTGGCTGCCATGTACAAGAAGGTTCAGAGGCGAGAGTACGAGATTCCGGGTTGGATTTCGAAGCCGGCAGGTCGGATCATATACCAACTGCTCGACCCGAACCCGAACACGAGGTTGGGGATCGAGGCGCTGATGGAGAAGGCGTGGTTTAAAAAATCGATGGATTTGGGGCTGACGGGCGCTTTCGAACCGGAGGAGGAGAAGTCGAAATGCGACGCCGTACCGTGCGGGATGAATGCATTTGATATAATCTCGATGTCGTCGGGATTGGATCTGTCGGGGCTCTTCGAGGTGGAGAGCCGGATGGAGAGGCGGTTCACGGCTGAGGCGGCGGCGGAGACGGTGGTGGAAAAAGTGGCGGAAGTTGGGGAGAGGTTAGGGTATAAAGTGGAGAAAGGGAAGAGCGGTGTGAATGTAGGGTTGGGGAAACGAGGGAAGGGGGTGATGACGAAGGTGATAATGGCGGTTGAGGTGAAGGAGGTTGCGCTGAGTTTGGTGTTGGGGGAAGTGAAAATGGCGGAGGGTGGCGGTGTCGAGCTTGATCAGGAGGCTAGGCTTTGGGAGGAGTTGAGAGCTGGGTTGCAGGACTTTGTCGTTTCGTGGCATAACGTCGTCGTTTGA